The following proteins are encoded in a genomic region of Vibrio spartinae:
- the waaA gene encoding lipid IV(A) 3-deoxy-D-manno-octulosonic acid transferase, which translates to MNDFIRLIYTLVLTMIAPFYLLKLFKKKAGKPCVGSRWTEHFGFTPALSTSENQEVIWIHAVSVGETLSVIPFIKQLHLDFPEKKIIITTTTPTGAEQAQKISAIAEHRYMPLDFPFAIRGFLQSIKPSHLIMMETELWPNLLHIAKEYGVNVSVINARLSEKSYRGYNRIKPLINMCLPNIDHLYCQYDEDRNRFLRLGAQASQLFVTGSMKYDIHIAETIVHSAKELRDSLGKTRPVWIAASTHHGEDQLILQSHQTILKYHPEALLILVPRHPERFNTVYTLCTEYGLTTQRRTANFNAEKPFQIYLGDTMGEMLTLIGASDVCFMGGSLFGDVGGHNVLEPAALGIPTLIGPHYYNFHEITVTLNSAGALQVLNHAQDISQAVLNLFDNHQQRLHMSLQAQEVIQQNTGAISKTINHIFTEDGLRLKRHSLYR; encoded by the coding sequence ATGAATGACTTTATCCGACTAATTTATACGCTGGTGCTAACCATGATTGCACCTTTTTATCTCTTGAAGCTATTCAAGAAAAAAGCAGGTAAACCTTGTGTCGGTTCTCGCTGGACTGAACACTTCGGTTTCACACCTGCTTTATCCACATCAGAAAATCAAGAAGTCATCTGGATTCACGCTGTATCTGTCGGCGAAACTCTCAGCGTAATCCCATTTATCAAACAACTACATCTCGATTTCCCTGAGAAAAAAATCATCATTACAACTACAACGCCGACGGGTGCAGAGCAAGCACAAAAAATCAGCGCTATTGCAGAGCATCGATATATGCCTCTTGACTTCCCTTTTGCGATTCGTGGTTTTCTTCAATCAATAAAACCAAGTCATTTAATTATGATGGAGACTGAACTCTGGCCTAACCTTCTGCATATCGCAAAAGAGTACGGTGTCAATGTATCTGTTATTAATGCGCGCCTATCTGAAAAATCATATCGCGGATACAATAGAATCAAACCATTAATCAACATGTGTCTCCCTAACATTGACCACCTTTACTGTCAGTATGATGAAGACAGAAATCGCTTTTTACGCTTGGGCGCTCAAGCATCACAACTGTTTGTCACCGGATCAATGAAATACGATATCCACATCGCAGAAACTATCGTGCATTCAGCCAAAGAGTTGCGCGATTCTTTAGGCAAAACAAGACCTGTCTGGATTGCTGCGAGTACGCATCATGGCGAAGACCAACTCATCCTCCAGAGCCATCAAACCATTCTGAAATATCATCCAGAGGCATTACTCATTTTGGTACCCAGACATCCGGAAAGGTTTAACACAGTCTATACGTTATGCACTGAATATGGATTGACCACGCAAAGACGAACGGCAAACTTCAACGCCGAGAAACCATTTCAAATCTATTTAGGCGATACAATGGGAGAAATGCTGACGCTCATTGGCGCATCAGATGTCTGCTTTATGGGTGGAAGCTTGTTTGGCGATGTCGGTGGTCACAATGTTTTGGAGCCGGCTGCGCTAGGAATACCAACACTCATCGGTCCCCACTACTATAATTTTCATGAGATTACCGTCACACTAAACAGTGCAGGTGCGCTTCAAGTACTTAATCATGCTCAAGACATCAGTCAGGCGGTTCTGAACTTATTTGACAATCATCAACAAAGATTACACATGTCACTGCAAG
- a CDS encoding glycosyltransferase family 32 protein: MNLIIITNRLIRLIGNLFKLFSYLFHAVLPKTRFTIPIYSKHKLPWKNTSAIPRVIWQTNYSNRSTLPVYLNYLFNRLMSLDYDYRYVSTEEREQFMREQAPDHVYQAYQKLTDGAAQADLWRITVLYQQGGIYMDIDATLVWPLRRILKNEQEALYIKFKKGNTDYTNFFLATVPHNPHYQTIMDTIVNNIENYDVEKGVYGTTGPEALNRVLQGKSVHARGRNYVCIQGTFTNEHFQYLDKPRGKWTHQDPKDLIKK, encoded by the coding sequence ATGAATTTAATCATCATCACCAATCGCTTAATTCGACTGATAGGAAATCTATTTAAGTTATTCTCTTATCTCTTTCATGCGGTTTTACCTAAAACTCGTTTTACCATACCAATCTACTCCAAGCATAAGTTGCCTTGGAAAAATACCAGTGCGATTCCAAGAGTCATCTGGCAAACCAATTATTCTAATCGCAGCACCTTGCCTGTTTATCTCAATTACTTATTTAATCGTCTAATGTCTCTGGATTATGATTATCGATATGTCAGTACAGAAGAACGAGAACAGTTCATGAGGGAGCAAGCCCCTGACCACGTGTATCAAGCTTATCAAAAACTGACTGATGGTGCGGCTCAAGCCGATTTATGGCGGATTACTGTTTTGTATCAGCAAGGGGGTATCTATATGGATATTGATGCAACTTTGGTATGGCCGCTCCGCAGAATCTTAAAAAATGAACAAGAAGCGCTATATATCAAGTTTAAAAAAGGGAATACGGATTATACAAATTTCTTTCTGGCAACAGTTCCCCATAACCCTCACTATCAAACGATTATGGATACCATTGTTAATAATATTGAGAACTACGACGTCGAAAAAGGCGTTTATGGGACAACAGGACCAGAAGCATTAAATCGTGTTCTACAGGGGAAAAGTGTTCATGCCCGAGGTCGAAACTATGTCTGTATTCAAGGAACATTCACCAATGAGCACTTCCAATATCTAGATAAACCCCGTGGTAAATGGACCCACCAGGATCCAAAAGACTTAATCAAAAAATAA
- a CDS encoding O-antigen ligase family protein → MENTYYKKILNSCLFLVPALLLCTKNFSIGAILILLLTSVWYFIKEKKYHTLDKLDWMVITILSAYFIANIPIYLSDMETTRYFKGASRYLLIIPIYFFIRHILNETSTPRKYLDWGIVFGSVGTIIIAFYQFYIKGMPRVDGYLYSINFGYLSCSLAFLAFTLAYSSHIKKILWLSSLICGFATILTLTRGAIFAIPLLVIFSVLFQSQQNRLKNTLRIVIIMSVFFIFFYSYSPKFQERINYTATEFHGILSGDVADAESSGGRIQLWYSATQSFMKSPLIGQTYSQREETIRQLYQEGKVSSWPTGVTRAHAHNQYFEMLASNGILGILAFIALIFVPLFFFFKHLKQSTHACCGFIFVLGFSIFCLTEVPLEQNLISSFYGFMLAVLINFTRNDLNHIQNSET, encoded by the coding sequence ATGGAAAACACATATTACAAAAAAATATTGAATAGTTGTCTATTCTTAGTCCCAGCATTGCTGCTATGTACTAAAAATTTCAGTATTGGTGCTATCTTAATTTTACTGTTAACTTCAGTATGGTATTTCATTAAAGAGAAGAAATACCATACTTTAGACAAGTTAGACTGGATGGTGATAACGATTCTCTCTGCTTACTTTATCGCCAATATTCCTATTTATCTATCGGATATGGAAACAACCAGATACTTTAAAGGTGCTTCTCGTTATTTACTCATCATCCCGATCTATTTTTTCATTCGTCATATCCTCAATGAGACATCAACACCAAGAAAATATCTCGATTGGGGAATTGTTTTTGGTTCAGTCGGCACAATTATTATTGCATTCTATCAGTTTTATATCAAGGGAATGCCCAGAGTAGATGGTTATTTATATAGTATTAACTTTGGCTATTTATCCTGCTCCCTTGCATTTTTAGCTTTCACATTAGCTTACAGTAGCCATATAAAAAAGATATTATGGCTATCTTCCTTAATTTGCGGCTTTGCAACGATCCTGACATTAACTCGGGGGGCAATTTTCGCAATACCTCTACTGGTTATTTTTAGTGTTTTATTTCAATCCCAGCAGAATAGACTGAAAAACACTCTAAGAATAGTGATCATCATGTCGGTATTTTTTATCTTTTTCTATTCCTATTCACCTAAATTTCAAGAAAGAATCAATTACACTGCCACTGAATTCCACGGAATTTTATCAGGCGATGTCGCTGACGCTGAATCTTCTGGGGGACGTATTCAACTATGGTATTCTGCAACGCAATCCTTTATGAAAAGTCCGCTAATCGGTCAAACATATTCTCAAAGAGAAGAAACCATTCGGCAATTATATCAAGAAGGAAAAGTGAGCAGTTGGCCAACAGGTGTTACAAGAGCTCATGCCCATAATCAATATTTTGAAATGTTAGCGAGCAACGGCATACTTGGTATTTTGGCGTTTATCGCACTGATTTTCGTGCCTCTATTTTTCTTTTTTAAACATCTAAAGCAATCCACACATGCATGCTGTGGGTTTATTTTTGTCTTAGGCTTTTCAATCTTTTGTTTAACCGAAGTACCTCTGGAACAAAACTTAATCAGTAGCTTCTACGGCTTCATGCTTGCTGTATTGATCAATTTCACCCGAAATGATCTTAATCATATCCAAAATAGTGAAACATAG